Proteins encoded within one genomic window of Candidatus Thermoplasmatota archaeon:
- a CDS encoding saccharopine dehydrogenase NADP-binding domain-containing protein translates to MCAEQLERNPKVVELVLADAKTDAAEAMAARIKSGKISTAKVDGTDPRDLRRLLKGKDIVVSSMPWQLNRQVLDTAIDLGIDYVDFCLPVESMEDFEKVRSECRDAGITALTSTGEDPGISDVFAVHGASKLDVAEEAHVKDGDSGVAEGYDFFSLWSPIDLLEEVTVPAAVFKNGEMTYVPPLSRREVYDFPPPLGPLPVYQTNHEETYLMPRFIKGLRHADFQIAIDDNFAKTANMLRKIGLHSLKEVDVKGVKVRPLDVVVALMPRPVDLAGKVKGYACILVEVVGLKGHERTKVKTWTMMSHEKAFELCGSNATGYLVGVGGAVATEMLIAGEVREKGLVVPEQLPPDKFIARLPSKGLVVKQEIVRM, encoded by the coding sequence GTGTGTGCGGAACAACTCGAAAGGAACCCCAAAGTGGTTGAGCTGGTCCTTGCTGATGCAAAGACCGATGCCGCCGAGGCAATGGCCGCTAGGATCAAGAGCGGAAAGATCTCCACGGCGAAGGTGGACGGGACGGATCCCAGGGATCTTAGAAGGTTATTGAAAGGAAAGGACATAGTCGTGAGCTCAATGCCTTGGCAGTTGAACAGACAGGTTCTGGACACTGCCATCGACCTGGGGATAGACTATGTGGATTTCTGCCTTCCTGTGGAATCGATGGAGGACTTCGAGAAAGTCAGATCAGAGTGCAGGGATGCCGGCATCACGGCTCTCACCTCCACAGGGGAGGATCCTGGCATCTCCGATGTCTTCGCAGTCCACGGAGCAAGCAAGTTGGACGTGGCTGAAGAGGCGCACGTTAAAGATGGCGATAGTGGTGTCGCGGAGGGCTACGACTTTTTCTCGCTGTGGTCCCCCATAGATCTTCTAGAGGAAGTGACCGTCCCCGCGGCCGTTTTCAAGAACGGGGAGATGACCTATGTACCTCCGCTAAGTCGCCGGGAGGTCTATGATTTCCCGCCACCCCTTGGTCCGCTTCCCGTGTACCAAACGAATCATGAGGAGACTTACCTGATGCCGAGGTTCATCAAAGGTCTCAGGCACGCCGATTTCCAGATAGCAATAGACGACAACTTCGCGAAGACCGCAAACATGCTCAGGAAGATAGGTCTCCATAGCCTGAAGGAGGTCGATGTCAAGGGCGTCAAAGTGAGACCGTTGGACGTCGTGGTCGCTCTTATGCCTCGGCCGGTGGACTTGGCCGGGAAGGTCAAGGGGTACGCCTGCATATTGGTCGAAGTCGTCGGGCTAAAGGGACATGAGAGGACGAAGGTCAAGACCTGGACCATGATGTCCCATGAGAAGGCATTTGAACTCTGCGGAAGCAACGCCACGGGCTACCTTGTCGGAGTGGGCGGAGCTGTCGCGACAGAGATGCTGATTGCGGGTGAGGTGCGAGAGAAGGGCCTGGTCGTCCCGGAACAACTGCCTCCAGACAAGTTCATCGCTCGCCTCCCATCGAAGGGTCTCGTCGTGAAGCAAGAGATTGTCAGAATGTGA
- the dph5 gene encoding diphthine synthase, whose protein sequence is MLVFVGLGLHDEDGVSERGLKEILSADLVLAEVYTSALSEGSLDRLAKRSGKRIELLDRAAVEDGKRILEASENKRVVLLIVGDPMTATTHVDLRLRAAEAGIETHVVHGASVLTAVPGLLGLQHYKFGRTTTLPFPQEGYSPTSPYDVIDENLSRDLHTLVLLDIDAENSRYMTANEGLHLLLDMERRVGRGIISEGTLVCAVARAGSRDCVVRAGILGDLLSTDFGPPLHTIVVPGKLHFLEEDALRVFAGKTSPHT, encoded by the coding sequence GTGCTGGTGTTCGTAGGCCTGGGCCTTCATGATGAGGACGGTGTCAGCGAGAGGGGCCTAAAGGAGATCCTTTCCGCAGACCTCGTCCTTGCGGAAGTCTACACATCTGCGTTGTCCGAGGGATCACTAGACAGACTCGCAAAGAGGTCCGGAAAAAGGATCGAGCTCCTTGACCGGGCGGCTGTCGAGGACGGTAAGAGAATCTTGGAGGCGAGCGAGAACAAGAGAGTCGTCCTGCTCATCGTCGGAGACCCCATGACTGCCACGACACACGTAGACCTCCGCTTGAGAGCAGCCGAGGCAGGGATAGAGACACATGTCGTTCATGGTGCGTCGGTGTTGACCGCGGTTCCTGGACTCCTCGGCCTGCAGCACTACAAGTTCGGCAGGACAACGACGCTGCCGTTCCCACAGGAGGGCTATTCGCCAACAAGCCCTTACGATGTCATTGATGAGAACTTGTCCAGGGACCTTCACACGCTTGTTCTCCTCGACATTGATGCCGAGAACTCGCGATACATGACGGCCAATGAGGGGCTGCATCTGCTTCTGGACATGGAGAGGCGCGTGGGACGTGGAATCATTTCGGAGGGCACTCTGGTATGCGCCGTTGCGAGGGCGGGATCGCGAGACTGCGTGGTCAGGGCCGGCATTCTGGGCGACCTCCTATCCACCGACTTCGGACCTCCCCTACATACAATCGTCGTGCCCGGAAAGCTCCATTTCCTTGAGGAGGATGCGCTACGGGTGTTCGCTGGGAAGACGAGCCCTCACACGTGA